A segment of the Flavobacteriales bacterium genome:
TGAGCGCTCGATTCCATGGATGCGCGTGAGGTACTCGCTGCTCGCGATATCGTCCACCACTTTGCCGAGCAGGAAGATCAAGTCGCCCTTCTGCTTGAAGTCGAGCGTCATGCGCTTGCTCACATCGGGCACGATGCCCACCATGCCGATCGTGGGCGTGGGGAACACCGGGATGTTCTTCTTCTCCGTGACCGTGTGGTTGTAGAAGCTCACGTTGCCGCCGGTCACCGGTGCCTCGAAGGCGCGGCAAGCATCGCCCATGCCTTTGATGGCCTGAGCGAACTGCCAATACACCTCGGGGTCGTACGGGTTGCCGAAATTCAAGCAGTTGGTTACGCCGCAGGGCTCGCCGCCCGTGCAGGCGATGTTGCGCGCCGCCTCGCTCACGGCGATCATGGCGCCTTTGTGCGGATCGGCATGCACGTAGCGGCCGTTGCAATCCACAGTGACCGCCAGGCCTTTGCCGGTCTCCTTCACCAGCACGAGGCCGGCATCGCTCGGCGCATTGGTGCTCATGTTATTCGTGCGCACCATCGTGTCGTATTGCTCGCTGATCCAGCGCTTGCTCGCGATGTTTGGGCTGGCCAGCAGCTCGTAGGCCACGGCCTTAAGGTCCATCGGCTCATCCGCATCGTCGAGTTTGAACTTCTTGTTCTCGGCGATGTAAGCCGGCTCCTTCTGCTCACGCTCATACACCGGTGCTCCGCCGCCGAGCACGAGGCTCTCCGCAGGCACTTCGGCAATGAGCTCTCCGTGCATGAAGTAGCGCAAAGTGTTGCCTTCGGTCACGGTGCCGATCTCCACGCAATTCAGGTCCCACTTGTCGAAGATCGCCTTCACCTCCTTCTCTCTTCCCTTCTTCACCACAACAAGCATGCGCTCCTGGCTCTCGCTGAGGAGGATCTCCCATGCGTGCATGCCTTGTTGGCGCGTCGGCACCTTGTCCAGGTTGATGTCCATGCCGCTCTCGCCCTTCGCGCTCATCTCGCTGGTGCTGCACGTGATGCCTGCCGCGCCCATGTCCTGCATGCCGATGATCGCATCGGTCTGCGCGAGCTCGAGCGAGGCTTCGAGCAACAGCTTCTCCATGAAGGGGTCGCCCACCTGTACGGCCGGCAGGTCATCCATGCTGGTGTCGGTGATGTCCTTGCTGGCGAAGCTGGCGCCGTGGATCCCATCCTTGCCGGTGCTGCTGCCCACGATGAAGACCGGATTGCCCTTGCCGTGGCTGGTGGCGCTGATCACCTTATCGGTGCGAACGATGCCCACGCTCATGGCATTCACCAACGGATTGGTGGTGTAGCATGGATCGAAGTACACCTCGCCGCCGAGCACCGGCACGCCGAACGCATTGCCGTAGTCGCCGATGCCCTTCACCACGCCGCGCATGTGCCAGCGGCTGCTCTTCTCCTTGCTGATATCACCGAAGCGCAAGCTGTTGAGCTGCGCGATGGGACGCGCGCCCATGGTGAAGATGTCCCTGTTGATCCCGCCCACGCCTGTTGCGGCGCCTTGGTAGGGCTCAATGGCGCTCGGGTGGTTGTGGCTCTCGATCTTGAAGGCGCAGGCCCAGCCGTCGCCGATGTCCACGAGGCCGGCGTTCTCCTGCCCGGCCTCGGCCAGCAGTTTCGGGCCGCTGCGCGGAAGGGTCTTCAGCTGCTTGATGGAGTTCTTGTACGAGCAATGCTCGCTCCACATGGCGCTGTAGATGCTCAGCTCCGTGAAGTTGGGCACACGGCCCAGGATCGCCATGATCTTGTCGAACTCCTCGGGCAGGAGGCCGAGCTTCTTCGCAGTATCGACGCCAGCGGGGGCGGTGTCGGGGTTGGCAGTGGTCGTGGACATGGGGCGGCGAAGGTAGCCGCCGCTTCAGGCTCCCGCCTCCATCGCCAAACGCTCTATCTGCTCAATTATCGACTCGGCCTCGGCGCGCTTCTGGTCGCTGGCCGCGCGGTTGATGGTGCTGAGCCGATGCGCTTCGGCCAGTAATCGTCGGTACTCGGTTTCGAGTTTCTCGCGCGGTGTCTTCTGCTTGAACAGGTTCAGCATGCTGCTGGAACAACGGTGAGCCGCATTGGTTCGCCCCCGCATACCACACCCGGCGCATCCCCGTTACTTTGCCGCCCTGCCAACGGCAGGCAATCCATCGATGCGCGTATTCCTCTCGTTATTCCTGCTGATCTCGGTTCAATGGCTATTCGCGCAAGCAACGGCCACGTTGCGCGGCACCGTGAGCGACGCGAACGGGGTGACGCTTCCGCTGGCGAACGTGAGCGTGATCGGTACCAGCCTCGGGACCTCGTGCAACGAACTCGGAGATTATCGTCTTGATCTGCCCGCTGGTCGCGCGCTGAAGGTGCAGTTCAGCTACTCCGGCGCGCAGTCCTACACGGAAGAGGTGATCCTGGAGCCCGGCGAAGTGCGCGTGCTGAATGCCAAACTGCGCTTCATCACGTTGAAGCCGATTGATGTGGAGGCCGTGCGCATCATCCGCGAGACAGGCGTTGATCGCATCGACCCGAAGCTGGCGCGCTTCAACCCTTCGCCCTTGGGCGGCGTGGAGGCCTTGCTGGGCGGACAACTCGGCGTGGTGATGCGCAATGAGCTGAGCAGCGGCTACAGCGTGCGCGGCGGCAACTTCGATGAGAACCTGGTGTATGTGAACGACATCGAGGTGTACCGCCCTTTCCTGGTGCGCGCCGGGCAGCAGGAGGGCCTCAGCTTCCCGAATCCCGACATGATCGAGCGCATCACCTTCAGCGCGGGCGGCTTCGAGGCGCGCTACGGTGACAAGATGAGCAGCGTGCTCGACATCAAGTACCGCCGTCCGCGTGCCTTTGGCGGCAGTGCCATGGCCAGCTTGCTCGGTGGCGCAGTGCACGTGGAGGATGCCATGCTGAAGATGCGCCTGCGCCATGTCACCGGCATCCGGTATCGCACCAACCAGCTGTTGCTCGGCGGCGGCGATGTGAAGGGCGATTACCGTCCGGTGTACACCGATGCGCAGACCTACTGGACCTACGACCTCACGCCCAATGTGGAGCTCGGCTTCCTCGGCCTATACTCGCGCAACCAGTACAATGTGGTGCCCGACGACCGGGAGACGGAGTTCGGCCCCTTCAATCAGGCCTTGCGCTTCACCGTGTATTTCGATGGGCAGGAGCGCACGCAGTTCGAGACCTACTTCGGTGCGCTCAACCTGAATGTGCAGGCGAACAAGGACCTCTTGCTGAAGTTCATCACCAGCGCCTATTCCACCTCAGAGAGCGAGCGCTTCACCATTCAAGGCCAGTACCGCTTGGGTGAATTGGAGCGCGACCTCGGCAGCGAGCAGTTCGGTGAAGTGGTGCGCGACCTCGGCATCGGCACCTACCTCGATCATGCGCGCAACCAGCTCGATGCCTCAGTCTATACGATAGCGCACAAAGGCTACCTGCAACGTCCGAAGAGCTACCTGCAATGGGGCCTCGACTCGCGCGTGGAGACCATCAGCGACCGGCTTAACGAATGGTACCTGCTTGATAGCGCCGACTTCAGCGTGCCGCTGAACACGGGCGAGGACCTCTACCTTCAGAACACCTTGCGCGCCGACCTCGACGTGCAGAGCGTGCGCAGCAGCGCCTATCTGCAGAGCACCTGGCGCTGGGAGAGCAAGGACAGCACCGACCGCTGGTTGAGCCTGGTGGCCGGAGCGCGGGCGCAGCATTGGAGCTTCAACGGGCAAGTGGTGGCCAGTCCGCGCGTGCGGCTGGTCTGGCATCCCGGCTGGAAGAAGGTGATCCGCCCCGACTCGATCGTGGACCGCGACTACAGCTTCTGGTTGGCCGGCGGCCTCTACTACCAGCCGCCCTTCTACCGCGAGATGCGCATGCTCGATGGCACGCTGAATCCCGACATCCGCGCGCAGCGCAGCATCCACGCATTGCTGGGCATGGATCGCTGGTTCGAGATCTGGGAGCGCCCCTTCCGCTTCACCGCCGAAGCCTACTACAAGGCGATGGACGACCTCATCCCCTACGAGGTGGACAACATCCGCATCCGCTACTACGGCACCAACAACGCCAAGGGCTACGCCACCGGATTGGATGTGAAGCTCGCTGGACAGTTCATCGACGGGATCGACAGTTGGATGAGCATCGGCGTGCTCAGCGCGAGCGAGGACCTGAAGGACGACTTCTTCTATTGGCGCTTCAACGCCGCGGGCGACACCATCTTCCCCGGCTACACGCGCGACAACGTGGCGGTGGACAGCTCGCGCGTGGAGCCCGGCTTCATCCCGCGCCCCACCGATCAGCGGGTGAACGTGGCCTTCTTCTTCCAGGATGAATTCCCGCGCTGGCCCACGGCCAAAGTGCACGTGAACCTCGCCTTCGGCACGGGCCTGCCCTTCGGTCCGCCGAACAACAACCGCTACGCCGATACGCTGCGCACGAGCCTTTACCGACGCGTTGATATCGGCTTCAGCAAGCAATTCCTTGGTGCCGAAGGGCAGAACCGCAGCGGCTGGCGCAGGCATATCAAGGACCTCTGGCTCACCGCCGAGGTCTTCAACCTGCTCAACATCGATAACGTGGCCAACCATACCTGGATCACCGATGTCACCGGCCGGCAGTACTCCATCCCCGATTTCCTCACGCCGCGGCGCTACAACCTGAAGCTGATCGCTTGGTTCTGATTCCTTGACCATCATGCACGTTCACTCGATCATCGCCCTGTGCCTGTGCGTCCTGTTCCGATTGCCCGCGTTGGCTCAGGACACGCGTTTCGCGTTCACCGTGGTGGATCCAGCGAAGGCCGAGATCAACATGCACTTGAAGGACGGCCGCGATAGCCTCTACCGCAAATTGGCACCGCTCGTGAAGGAATTGGAAGGCGAGGGTCGCGAAGTGCTCGTTGCGATGAACGCCGGCATGTTCCTGGGCGATCGCTCGCCCATGGGATTGTATGTGGAGGGCGGTAAGAAGCTGAAGCCGCTGAACCGGCGCACGGAGACTACCGGGAATTTCTACATGCAGCCGAACGGGGTATTTGCTGTGCGGCCTGACCATACGGCTTTCATCAGCACCACGGAGAAGTTCCCGGTGCTGGCCGAGGTGCGTTGCGCCACGCAATCGGGGCCCATGCTCGTGATCGATGGCGCGATGAACAAGCAATTCACCAAGGGGTCCACCAACGTGCATCTGCGCAATGGCGTGGGTATCCGCAAGGACGGCCATCTGGTCTTCGCGATCTCG
Coding sequences within it:
- the purL gene encoding phosphoribosylformylglycinamidine synthase subunit PurL, with translation MSTTTANPDTAPAGVDTAKKLGLLPEEFDKIMAILGRVPNFTELSIYSAMWSEHCSYKNSIKQLKTLPRSGPKLLAEAGQENAGLVDIGDGWACAFKIESHNHPSAIEPYQGAATGVGGINRDIFTMGARPIAQLNSLRFGDISKEKSSRWHMRGVVKGIGDYGNAFGVPVLGGEVYFDPCYTTNPLVNAMSVGIVRTDKVISATSHGKGNPVFIVGSSTGKDGIHGASFASKDITDTSMDDLPAVQVGDPFMEKLLLEASLELAQTDAIIGMQDMGAAGITCSTSEMSAKGESGMDINLDKVPTRQQGMHAWEILLSESQERMLVVVKKGREKEVKAIFDKWDLNCVEIGTVTEGNTLRYFMHGELIAEVPAESLVLGGGAPVYEREQKEPAYIAENKKFKLDDADEPMDLKAVAYELLASPNIASKRWISEQYDTMVRTNNMSTNAPSDAGLVLVKETGKGLAVTVDCNGRYVHADPHKGAMIAVSEAARNIACTGGEPCGVTNCLNFGNPYDPEVYWQFAQAIKGMGDACRAFEAPVTGGNVSFYNHTVTEKKNIPVFPTPTIGMVGIVPDVSKRMTLDFKQKGDLIFLLGKVVDDIASSEYLTRIHGIERSPAPYFDIEEEKRLHTMLLMLIRKGLINAAHDVSDGGIWTALVEMAMPRNFGFDVVTDSEVREDSFLFGEAQGRAIVAVDQDNEDEFLDLMLQSRVPNILLGHVTQGKLVVDDAPFGTIADAKKAYEEAIPRIMREP
- a CDS encoding Lacal_2735 family protein, yielding MLNLFKQKTPREKLETEYRRLLAEAHRLSTINRAASDQKRAEAESIIEQIERLAMEAGA
- a CDS encoding carboxypeptidase regulatory-like domain-containing protein, producing the protein MRVFLSLFLLISVQWLFAQATATLRGTVSDANGVTLPLANVSVIGTSLGTSCNELGDYRLDLPAGRALKVQFSYSGAQSYTEEVILEPGEVRVLNAKLRFITLKPIDVEAVRIIRETGVDRIDPKLARFNPSPLGGVEALLGGQLGVVMRNELSSGYSVRGGNFDENLVYVNDIEVYRPFLVRAGQQEGLSFPNPDMIERITFSAGGFEARYGDKMSSVLDIKYRRPRAFGGSAMASLLGGAVHVEDAMLKMRLRHVTGIRYRTNQLLLGGGDVKGDYRPVYTDAQTYWTYDLTPNVELGFLGLYSRNQYNVVPDDRETEFGPFNQALRFTVYFDGQERTQFETYFGALNLNVQANKDLLLKFITSAYSTSESERFTIQGQYRLGELERDLGSEQFGEVVRDLGIGTYLDHARNQLDASVYTIAHKGYLQRPKSYLQWGLDSRVETISDRLNEWYLLDSADFSVPLNTGEDLYLQNTLRADLDVQSVRSSAYLQSTWRWESKDSTDRWLSLVAGARAQHWSFNGQVVASPRVRLVWHPGWKKVIRPDSIVDRDYSFWLAGGLYYQPPFYREMRMLDGTLNPDIRAQRSIHALLGMDRWFEIWERPFRFTAEAYYKAMDDLIPYEVDNIRIRYYGTNNAKGYATGLDVKLAGQFIDGIDSWMSIGVLSASEDLKDDFFYWRFNAAGDTIFPGYTRDNVAVDSSRVEPGFIPRPTDQRVNVAFFFQDEFPRWPTAKVHVNLAFGTGLPFGPPNNNRYADTLRTSLYRRVDIGFSKQFLGAEGQNRSGWRRHIKDLWLTAEVFNLLNIDNVANHTWITDVTGRQYSIPDFLTPRRYNLKLIAWF
- a CDS encoding phosphodiester glycosidase family protein, whose product is MHVHSIIALCLCVLFRLPALAQDTRFAFTVVDPAKAEINMHLKDGRDSLYRKLAPLVKELEGEGREVLVAMNAGMFLGDRSPMGLYVEGGKKLKPLNRRTETTGNFYMQPNGVFAVRPDHTAFISTTEKFPVLAEVRCATQSGPMLVIDGAMNKQFTKGSTNVHLRNGVGIRKDGHLVFAISKEAVNFHDFAAFFLAQGCVDALYLDGFVSKAYMPAQALRQLDGQLGPLISVTKR